The Pseudomonas kermanshahensis genome includes a window with the following:
- a CDS encoding MFS transporter — translation MRNIWKPFQSLYFAALMMLIGSGLLSTYLALRLAADHVDSLWVGALMAANYFGLAVGGKVGHRLIGRVGHIRAYATCAGIVCAAVLGHGMTNWLPAWVGLRMVVGLGMMCQYMVIESWLNEQADAKHRGAVFSGYMIASYLGLVLGQLILVVHPELGPELLMLVAMCFALCLVPVAMTRRIHPAPLRPAPMEPKFFIKRVPQSLSTVLGSGLIVGSFYGLAPLYASSQGLSTEQIGLFMGSCIFAGLVVQWPLGWLSDRYDRAVLIRSAAVGLALASAPLAILPSVPLELLFGIGFVISLLQFCLYPLAVAFSNDHVESERRVSLTAMLLVTYGVGACIGPLAAGVLMKVLGAQMLYAFFVFFALVLVWRIRPKAVTGLHQVQDAPLGHVAMPAAGSPLSAALDPRVDEQTVQDVMQTPVAAEDTEEEQAASERGVKPEVEVDRSV, via the coding sequence ATGCGAAACATCTGGAAGCCGTTTCAGTCGCTGTATTTCGCTGCCTTGATGATGCTTATCGGCTCGGGCTTGCTCAGTACCTACCTGGCACTGCGCCTGGCAGCCGATCATGTCGACAGCTTGTGGGTCGGTGCGTTGATGGCCGCCAACTACTTTGGCCTGGCCGTGGGCGGCAAGGTCGGCCACCGGCTGATCGGCCGGGTAGGGCACATCCGCGCCTATGCGACCTGCGCCGGCATCGTCTGTGCCGCGGTGCTTGGCCATGGCATGACCAACTGGCTACCGGCCTGGGTCGGGCTGCGGATGGTGGTCGGCTTGGGGATGATGTGCCAGTACATGGTCATCGAGAGCTGGCTCAACGAACAAGCCGACGCCAAGCACCGGGGTGCGGTGTTCAGTGGCTACATGATCGCCTCCTACCTCGGGTTGGTACTCGGCCAGCTGATCCTGGTGGTGCACCCTGAACTCGGCCCTGAGTTGCTGATGCTGGTCGCCATGTGCTTTGCCCTGTGCCTGGTGCCGGTGGCAATGACCCGGCGCATCCACCCGGCGCCTTTGCGGCCGGCGCCGATGGAGCCGAAGTTTTTCATCAAGCGCGTGCCGCAGTCACTCAGTACGGTACTGGGCTCGGGCTTGATCGTCGGTTCGTTCTACGGCCTGGCGCCGCTGTACGCCTCCAGCCAGGGGTTGAGCACCGAGCAGATCGGTCTGTTCATGGGTAGCTGCATCTTTGCCGGGCTGGTGGTGCAGTGGCCATTGGGCTGGTTGTCCGATCGCTACGACCGCGCGGTGCTGATCCGCAGTGCTGCGGTGGGGCTGGCGCTGGCCTCTGCGCCGTTGGCAATCTTGCCCAGCGTGCCGCTGGAGCTGCTGTTCGGCATCGGCTTTGTCATCTCGTTGCTGCAGTTTTGCCTGTATCCGTTGGCGGTGGCGTTTTCCAATGACCATGTGGAGAGCGAGCGCCGCGTCTCGCTGACGGCCATGCTGCTGGTCACCTATGGTGTGGGTGCCTGTATCGGGCCGCTGGCAGCGGGGGTCTTGATGAAGGTGCTGGGCGCGCAGATGCTCTATGCCTTCTTTGTGTTCTTCGCGCTGGTGCTGGTGTGGCGCATTCGGCCGAAAGCGGTCACCGGGCTGCACCAGGTGCAGGACGCTCCGTTGGGTCACGTGGCGATGCCGGCGGCCGGCTCGCCGTTGTCGGCGGCGCTCGACCCGCGGGTCGATGAGCAGACCGTGCAGGATGTGATGCAGACGCCGGTGGCGGCCGAGGATACCGAAGAAGAGCAGGCGGCGAGTGAGCGTGGGGTCAAGCCTGAGGTCGAGGTCGACAGGTCGGTGTGA
- a CDS encoding flagellar brake protein, protein MFNEADAPQPPKVLSTPLEIAANLRQLQESHDPLIITFPDRSQRFQSYVVHVDRDSNTLALDEMIPRDGEKFIENGEPFRVEGFHDGVRIAWECNAPLTISEVDGHRCYRGAMPEEMTYHQRRNAFRAALKLSQLVDIILDGTHLKGNGALRGKLLDISATGCKLRFDGNVEDRLQLGQVYERFKAGNPLGLVDTMVELRHLHFEERINTTFAGVRFHNLSGQAQRKIESFVYQLQREARRFDKDDY, encoded by the coding sequence GTGTTCAATGAAGCCGATGCCCCGCAGCCGCCAAAGGTGCTCAGTACGCCTTTGGAGATCGCGGCCAACCTGCGACAGCTGCAAGAAAGCCATGACCCCCTGATCATCACCTTCCCTGATCGCAGCCAGCGCTTCCAGAGCTACGTGGTGCATGTCGACCGCGACAGCAATACCCTGGCACTGGACGAGATGATCCCCCGCGACGGCGAAAAATTCATCGAGAACGGCGAACCCTTCCGCGTCGAGGGCTTCCACGATGGCGTGCGCATCGCCTGGGAATGCAATGCCCCACTGACCATCAGTGAAGTCGACGGCCATCGCTGCTACCGCGGCGCGATGCCTGAAGAAATGACCTACCATCAGCGCCGCAACGCCTTCCGTGCTGCGCTGAAGCTGTCGCAGCTGGTCGACATCATCCTCGACGGCACCCACCTCAAAGGCAATGGCGCCCTGCGCGGCAAACTGCTGGACATCTCCGCTACCGGCTGCAAATTGCGTTTCGACGGCAACGTCGAGGATCGCCTGCAACTGGGCCAGGTGTACGAGCGTTTCAAGGCTGGCAACCCGCTGGGCCTGGTCGACACCATGGTCGAACTGCGCCACCTGCACTTCGAGGAGCGTATCAACACCACCTTCGCGGGCGTGCGCTTCCATAACCTCAGCGGCCAGGCGCAGCGCAAGATCGAGAGTTTCGTCTACCAGCTGCAGCGCGAAGCGCGACGGTTCGATAAAGACGATTATTGA
- a CDS encoding flagella synthesis protein FlgN has translation MHDTTLLQLIEDDIAPMQELLELLQKEAIALHGRDMALLEQILARKQSLIILLEQHGQRRSHLLTSLGLSADRAGVQAVAAQSQHGDAMLQRLDMLSQLMDTCQQVNETNGRIIQVQQHITNNQVRILMGGDSPSLYDSRGSTSLLAKPRALSQV, from the coding sequence ATGCACGACACCACCTTGCTGCAACTGATCGAAGATGACATCGCCCCGATGCAGGAACTGCTCGAGCTTCTTCAAAAAGAAGCGATTGCCCTGCATGGCCGCGACATGGCGCTGCTGGAACAGATCCTGGCCCGCAAGCAGTCATTGATCATCTTGCTCGAGCAGCATGGGCAGCGGCGCAGCCACTTGCTCACCAGCCTCGGCCTCAGCGCCGACCGCGCCGGTGTGCAGGCAGTGGCCGCGCAGTCACAGCATGGCGACGCGATGCTGCAACGGCTGGACATGCTCTCGCAACTGATGGACACCTGCCAGCAGGTCAACGAGACCAACGGCCGGATCATCCAGGTGCAGCAACACATCACCAACAATCAGGTCAGAATCCTCATGGGTGGCGATTCTCCGTCGCTCTACGACAGCCGCGGCAGCACCTCGCTGCTGGCCAAGCCGCGCGCCCTCAGCCAAGTGTGA
- the flgM gene encoding flagellar biosynthesis anti-sigma factor FlgM, whose product MVIDFSRLNNSPSVTGGVRGNAAAGTAEKAAASPEAPKGTTASGEAVHLSQEAQQLQKVSDTLRDQPVVNSARVAQLKQAIADGSYQVDAGRVASKLLDFEAQR is encoded by the coding sequence ATGGTCATCGACTTCAGTCGTTTGAATAACTCTCCGTCCGTTACGGGCGGCGTTCGCGGCAATGCTGCGGCCGGTACCGCCGAAAAGGCCGCTGCCAGCCCGGAAGCGCCAAAAGGCACCACCGCCAGCGGAGAGGCAGTACACCTCAGCCAAGAGGCACAGCAGTTGCAGAAGGTCAGCGATACGCTGCGCGACCAGCCCGTCGTCAACAGCGCCCGCGTGGCCCAGTTGAAACAGGCCATCGCCGATGGCAGCTACCAGGTCGATGCCGGCCGGGTTGCCAGCAAACTGCTCGATTTCGAAGCCCAGCGCTGA
- the flgA gene encoding flagellar basal body P-ring formation chaperone FlgA: protein MYTKTTFFRRLTHLLTGSLATLCLLAPSVSTLADAFTLPEQLIGVTQGFLEFTVEDYLASTQTAGRYEIQVSTLDPRLRMPLCSQPLDASLESPAQPLGRVTVRVRCDSAAPWTVFVPATVRLFRDVVVVTRPLKRDNVVGEGDVALRERDVGTLGQGFLSELDQAVGMKMLRPTVIDQVLTPQHLEQAEVVRKGDQVVIIARSGSLSVRMPGEALSKGGLSEQIRVRNMNSKRVIKARVTGPGQVEVTM from the coding sequence ATGTACACGAAAACGACATTTTTCCGACGATTGACGCACCTGCTGACTGGCTCGCTGGCCACGCTGTGCCTGCTGGCGCCCAGCGTTAGCACGCTGGCGGACGCTTTTACCTTGCCTGAACAGCTTATCGGTGTCACCCAAGGGTTTCTTGAATTCACCGTAGAAGATTATCTGGCCAGCACCCAAACCGCCGGCCGTTACGAAATCCAGGTCAGCACCCTCGACCCGCGCTTGCGCATGCCGCTATGCAGCCAGCCGCTGGACGCGTCGCTGGAAAGCCCCGCGCAGCCGCTGGGTCGGGTCACGGTGCGGGTCCGCTGCGACAGTGCCGCGCCGTGGACCGTGTTCGTGCCGGCAACGGTGCGGCTGTTCCGCGACGTGGTGGTGGTCACCCGCCCGCTCAAGCGTGACAACGTGGTAGGCGAAGGCGACGTGGCACTGCGCGAGCGCGATGTCGGCACCCTCGGCCAAGGTTTTCTCAGCGAACTGGACCAGGCGGTGGGCATGAAGATGCTGCGCCCCACAGTCATCGACCAGGTCCTTACCCCGCAGCACCTTGAGCAAGCCGAAGTGGTGCGCAAGGGCGACCAGGTGGTGATCATCGCCCGCAGCGGCAGCTTGAGCGTGCGCATGCCCGGCGAAGCGTTGAGCAAGGGCGGCCTGAGCGAACAGATCCGGGTGCGCAACATGAATTCCAAACGGGTGATCAAGGCCAGGGTGACCGGCCCCGGCCAGGTCGAGGTGACAATGTAG
- a CDS encoding chemotaxis protein CheV, with protein MAGVMDSVNQRTQLVGQNRLELLLFRLNGGQLYGINVFKVREVLQCPALTLLPKSHPVVRGVANIRGATIPILDLSMATGLAPLQEDTCNSFVIITEYNTKTQGFLVHSVERIVNMNWEEIHPPPKGTGRDHYLTAVTRVDNRMVEIIDVEKVLAEVAPSSEQVSAGVVDAEVQDKAVLLRVLTVDDSSVARKQVSRCLQTVGVEVVALNDGRQALNYLRQLVEEGKRPEEEFLMMISDIEMPEMDGYTLTAEIRSDPRMQKLHIVLHTSLSGVFNQAMVKKVGADDFLAKFKPDDLAQRVVDRIKATH; from the coding sequence ATGGCGGGTGTTATGGATTCGGTCAACCAGCGCACTCAGCTGGTGGGGCAGAATCGCCTGGAATTGTTGCTGTTTCGCCTCAATGGCGGTCAGCTCTATGGCATCAACGTGTTCAAGGTCAGAGAGGTGCTGCAGTGCCCGGCGCTGACCTTGCTGCCCAAGTCACACCCGGTGGTGCGCGGCGTGGCCAACATTCGCGGGGCGACCATCCCGATCCTCGACCTGTCGATGGCCACCGGGTTGGCGCCGCTGCAGGAAGACACGTGCAACAGTTTTGTGATCATCACCGAATACAACACCAAGACCCAGGGCTTCCTGGTGCACTCGGTCGAGCGCATCGTCAACATGAACTGGGAAGAAATCCACCCGCCACCCAAGGGCACCGGCCGCGACCATTACCTGACCGCCGTCACCCGTGTGGACAACCGCATGGTCGAGATCATCGACGTGGAGAAGGTGTTGGCGGAAGTGGCGCCGTCGTCCGAGCAGGTGTCTGCCGGGGTGGTCGATGCCGAGGTGCAGGACAAGGCTGTGCTGCTGCGGGTGCTGACCGTCGACGATTCGTCGGTGGCGCGCAAGCAGGTCAGCCGCTGCCTGCAAACCGTCGGTGTCGAGGTGGTGGCGCTCAACGACGGCCGCCAGGCGCTCAATTACCTGCGCCAGTTGGTGGAGGAGGGCAAGCGGCCGGAAGAAGAGTTCCTGATGATGATCTCGGACATTGAAATGCCAGAAATGGACGGCTATACGCTCACCGCAGAGATCCGCAGCGATCCGCGCATGCAAAAATTGCACATCGTCCTGCATACTTCGCTCTCCGGGGTATTCAACCAGGCGATGGTCAAGAAAGTCGGCGCCGATGATTTCCTGGCCAAGTTCAAGCCGGACGACCTGGCCCAGCGCGTGGTCGACCGGATCAAGGCAACGCATTGA
- the cheR gene encoding protein-glutamate O-methyltransferase CheR, whose product MSTGNLDFEQFRVFLEKACGILLGENKQYLVSSRLNKLMEQQGIKSLGELVQRIQAQPRSGLREQVVDAMTTNETLWFRDSYPFEVLKNKVIPEFIKNNPGQRLRMWSAACSSGQEPYSISMAIDEFERSNLGQLKMGAQIVATDLSGTMLNNCKTGEYDSLAIARGLSQERLQRYFDPKGPGRWAVKPAIRSRVEFRSFNLLDSYASLGKFDIVFCRNVLIYFSAQVKKDILLRIHSTLKPGGYLFLGASEALNGLPDHYQMVQCSPGIIYQAK is encoded by the coding sequence GTGTCTACGGGTAATTTGGATTTCGAACAGTTCCGGGTCTTCCTGGAGAAAGCCTGTGGCATCCTGCTGGGCGAGAATAAGCAGTACCTGGTCTCCAGCCGTCTCAACAAGCTGATGGAGCAACAGGGCATCAAGAGCCTGGGCGAGCTGGTGCAGCGCATCCAGGCCCAGCCGCGCAGCGGTTTGCGCGAACAGGTGGTCGACGCAATGACGACCAACGAAACCCTGTGGTTCCGCGATAGCTACCCCTTCGAGGTGTTGAAGAACAAGGTCATCCCCGAGTTCATCAAGAACAACCCAGGCCAGCGCCTGCGCATGTGGTCGGCGGCGTGCTCGTCGGGGCAGGAGCCTTACTCGATCTCGATGGCCATCGACGAGTTCGAGCGCAGCAACCTGGGCCAGTTGAAGATGGGCGCGCAGATCGTTGCCACCGACCTGTCCGGGACCATGCTGAACAACTGCAAAACCGGTGAGTACGACAGCCTGGCCATCGCCCGCGGCCTGTCGCAAGAGCGCCTGCAGCGCTACTTCGACCCCAAAGGGCCGGGGCGTTGGGCGGTCAAGCCGGCCATTCGCAGCCGCGTCGAGTTCCGCTCGTTCAACCTGCTCGACAGCTACGCGAGCCTGGGCAAGTTCGACATCGTGTTCTGCCGCAACGTGCTGATCTATTTTTCGGCCCAGGTGAAGAAGGACATCCTGTTGCGCATCCACAGCACGCTCAAGCCTGGCGGGTACCTTTTCCTCGGCGCCTCGGAGGCGCTGAACGGGTTGCCGGACCATTACCAGATGGTGCAGTGCAGCCCCGGGATCATCTACCAGGCCAAGTAA
- the flgB gene encoding flagellar basal body rod protein FlgB — protein sequence MSISFDKALGIHEKALGFRAQRAEVLANNIANADTPNYKARDMDFSSVLAAESEKQQSGRFALDRTNSRHIEADGLALSDEALKYRTPLQPSIDQNTVDAQIEQSNYAENAIGFQASFTLLNSKFKGLVSALRGE from the coding sequence ATGAGCATCAGTTTCGACAAGGCGCTTGGCATTCACGAAAAGGCCCTGGGCTTCCGCGCCCAGCGCGCTGAAGTGCTGGCCAACAACATCGCCAACGCCGACACGCCCAACTACAAGGCGCGTGACATGGACTTCTCTTCGGTGCTCGCCGCCGAGAGTGAAAAGCAGCAAAGCGGCCGCTTCGCCCTGGACCGGACCAACAGCCGGCACATCGAGGCCGACGGCCTGGCCCTCAGCGACGAGGCGCTCAAGTACCGCACGCCGTTGCAGCCGTCGATCGACCAGAACACCGTGGATGCCCAGATCGAGCAATCGAACTACGCGGAAAACGCCATCGGTTTCCAGGCCAGCTTCACCTTGCTCAACAGTAAATTCAAAGGGCTGGTTTCGGCCCTGCGCGGAGAGTAA
- the flgC gene encoding flagellar basal body rod protein FlgC, whose amino-acid sequence MSLSSVFNIAGSGMSAQNTRLNTVASNIANAETVSSSIDQTYRARHPVFATTFQNAQGGASQSLFEDQGEAGQGVQVKGIVEDQSNLEARYEPNHPAANKDGYVYYPNVNVVEEMADMISASRAFQTNAELMNTAKSMMQKVLTLGQ is encoded by the coding sequence ATGTCCCTTTCCAGTGTTTTCAACATTGCCGGCAGCGGCATGAGCGCGCAGAACACCCGCCTCAACACCGTGGCCTCGAACATCGCCAACGCCGAGACCGTGTCGTCGAGCATCGACCAGACCTACCGCGCCCGCCACCCGGTGTTCGCCACCACCTTCCAGAACGCACAGGGCGGCGCCAGCCAGTCGCTGTTCGAGGACCAGGGCGAAGCGGGGCAGGGCGTGCAGGTCAAAGGCATCGTCGAAGACCAGAGCAATCTGGAGGCGCGCTACGAGCCTAACCACCCCGCGGCGAACAAGGACGGCTACGTCTACTACCCGAACGTCAACGTGGTTGAAGAGATGGCTGACATGATCTCTGCCAGCCGTGCGTTCCAGACCAACGCCGAACTGATGAACACCGCCAAAAGCATGATGCAGAAAGTCTTGACCTTGGGTCAGTGA
- the flgD gene encoding flagellar hook assembly protein FlgD encodes MTTTNSTSDVGSAYLTSLQKQTSKTDSSTGAAGSALGKDAFLQLLVTQMKNQNPLDPQENGEFVAQLAQFSSLESMQTLNDTVNYIAGSFQSSQALQASSLVGRNVIVQTDKALVDTSKEMKGSVNLTSSSTATSVGIYDKDDKLVRTLDLGSKAAGKADFTWDGLDDDGEPLEAGTYTFKATASIDGTSTAMTTNLPATVTSVTMGTNGAEMTLNLAGLGSVALSKVQTIGI; translated from the coding sequence ATGACCACGACCAATTCCACCAGTGACGTCGGCAGCGCGTACCTGACCTCGCTGCAAAAGCAGACCAGCAAAACCGACAGCAGCACCGGCGCTGCCGGCAGTGCGCTGGGCAAGGATGCGTTCCTGCAGTTGCTGGTAACGCAGATGAAAAACCAGAACCCGCTCGACCCGCAGGAAAACGGCGAGTTCGTTGCGCAGCTGGCGCAGTTCAGCAGCCTTGAAAGCATGCAGACCCTGAACGACACGGTGAACTACATCGCCGGGTCGTTCCAGTCTTCGCAGGCACTGCAGGCCTCGTCGCTGGTTGGGCGCAATGTGATCGTCCAAACCGACAAGGCCTTGGTCGACACCAGCAAAGAGATGAAAGGGTCGGTCAACCTGACCTCGTCGAGTACCGCCACGTCTGTCGGCATCTATGACAAAGACGACAAGCTGGTGCGCACCCTGGACCTGGGCTCCAAGGCCGCCGGCAAGGCCGACTTCACCTGGGATGGCCTGGACGACGACGGCGAGCCGTTGGAGGCGGGTACCTACACCTTCAAGGCGACCGCCAGTATCGATGGCACGTCCACGGCCATGACCACCAACCTGCCGGCCACGGTCACCAGTGTGACCATGGGTACCAACGGCGCAGAAATGACGCTCAACCTCGCCGGGCTGGGCAGCGTTGCGCTGTCCAAAGTTCAAACCATTGGCATCTAG
- the flgE gene encoding flagellar hook protein FlgE yields MSFNTGLSGLNAANKALNVTGNNIANVATTGFKASRAEFADQYSNSIRGTSGGKTVVGTGVRTASVSQMFTPGNINGTGQALDMAIDGNGFFALNDNGSKIYTRAGMFYSDKEGNVISSSGAKLQGYGVDGNGNVVPGALTDLKIDTSNLTPNPTGRITETLNLKSSDTAPAESPFDPGNVKTYNYTFNTDVYDSQGNLHQMNQYFMKDEGTNSWTMYTTIDGRNPADPASTTPLANTLPFKSDGTLDTALMNEGAVAGGLSINADKTFNLDGWVPAQKTVAGVWAANGANAHASGVKLDMIATTQYNAASATTAKSGDGFATGELSGLGIDASGNMFANFTNGENKVIGQVALVNFANLQGLTPVGGTAWKESYTSGVPVVGQPDTGTLGQITGGALEDSNVDLTGELVNLIKAQSNYQANAKTISTQSTIMQTIIQMS; encoded by the coding sequence ATGTCTTTCAATACCGGCCTTAGCGGCCTCAATGCAGCAAACAAGGCCCTGAACGTCACTGGCAACAACATTGCCAACGTCGCCACTACCGGCTTCAAAGCTTCGCGCGCCGAGTTCGCGGATCAGTACTCCAACTCCATTCGCGGCACCAGTGGCGGCAAGACGGTCGTCGGCACTGGTGTGAGAACCGCATCGGTGTCGCAGATGTTCACGCCGGGCAATATCAACGGCACCGGCCAAGCCCTGGACATGGCGATTGACGGCAACGGCTTCTTCGCCCTGAATGACAATGGCTCGAAGATCTACACCCGTGCCGGCATGTTCTACAGCGACAAGGAAGGCAATGTCATCAGCTCGTCGGGCGCCAAGCTGCAAGGGTATGGTGTAGATGGCAATGGCAATGTCGTCCCAGGCGCGCTGACTGACCTGAAGATCGACACGTCCAACCTGACGCCCAACCCTACCGGGCGCATCACGGAGACGCTCAACCTCAAGTCCAGCGATACCGCCCCGGCCGAGTCGCCGTTCGACCCGGGTAACGTCAAGACCTACAACTACACCTTCAACACCGATGTGTATGACAGCCAGGGCAACCTGCACCAGATGAACCAGTACTTCATGAAGGATGAGGGTACTAACTCCTGGACCATGTACACCACCATCGACGGCCGCAACCCAGCCGACCCGGCGTCGACCACCCCGCTGGCAAACACGCTGCCATTCAAGAGTGACGGCACCTTGGACACGGCGCTCATGAACGAGGGTGCAGTGGCAGGTGGGCTCAGCATCAACGCAGACAAGACCTTCAACTTGGACGGCTGGGTGCCGGCGCAGAAGACAGTTGCAGGTGTGTGGGCGGCCAACGGCGCCAACGCGCATGCCTCCGGGGTCAAGCTGGACATGATCGCCACCACGCAATACAACGCCGCGTCCGCGACTACCGCCAAGAGCGGGGATGGCTTTGCGACGGGTGAGTTGTCTGGCCTGGGCATCGATGCCAGCGGCAACATGTTCGCCAACTTCACCAACGGTGAGAACAAGGTGATCGGCCAGGTCGCGCTGGTCAACTTCGCCAACCTCCAAGGCCTGACGCCGGTGGGCGGCACTGCCTGGAAAGAGTCCTACACATCGGGCGTGCCTGTTGTCGGTCAGCCGGATACCGGGACGCTGGGGCAGATCACCGGCGGCGCGCTGGAAGACTCGAACGTCGACCTGACCGGCGAGCTGGTCAACCTGATCAAGGCGCAGAGCAACTACCAGGCAAACGCCAAGACCATTTCCACTCAAAGCACCATCATGCAGACCATCATCCAGATGAGCTGA
- a CDS encoding flagellar basal body rod protein FlgF: MDKMLYVAMTGASQNALAQKAHANNLANISTNGFQRDLEQARSMPVFGDSFPARAFAMTERPATDFSEGPMVETGRELDVTVTGKGFIAVQAPDGSEAYVRTGSLNIDALGVLRAGNGMPVIGNGGPIAIPPEQKVEVGEDGTISIRAMGEDPRMMAEVDRIKLVNPDIKSLTKGLDGMIHTTNGQPADADVNVRVVSGFLEGSNVNAVEEMTSVLALSRQFELHVKMMNTAKEGDEAMARVLQIG; encoded by the coding sequence GTGGACAAGATGCTTTACGTGGCCATGACCGGCGCCAGCCAGAACGCGCTGGCGCAGAAGGCCCATGCCAACAACCTGGCGAACATTTCCACCAACGGCTTCCAGCGCGACCTGGAGCAGGCGCGCTCGATGCCGGTGTTTGGCGACAGCTTTCCGGCGCGCGCCTTTGCCATGACCGAGCGCCCGGCCACCGACTTCAGCGAAGGCCCGATGGTCGAGACCGGCCGCGAGCTGGACGTGACCGTAACCGGCAAGGGTTTCATCGCTGTGCAGGCACCGGATGGCAGCGAAGCCTACGTGCGCACCGGCAGCCTGAACATCGACGCCCTGGGCGTGCTGCGTGCCGGCAACGGCATGCCGGTGATCGGCAACGGCGGCCCGATTGCCATTCCGCCAGAGCAAAAAGTGGAAGTGGGTGAAGACGGCACCATCAGCATCCGCGCCATGGGCGAAGACCCGCGCATGATGGCCGAAGTCGACCGCATCAAGCTGGTCAACCCCGACATTAAAAGCCTGACCAAGGGCCTGGACGGCATGATCCACACCACCAATGGCCAACCGGCAGATGCCGACGTCAACGTGCGCGTGGTGTCGGGTTTCCTGGAAGGCAGCAACGTCAACGCCGTCGAGGAAATGACCTCGGTGCTGGCGTTGTCCCGTCAGTTCGAACTGCACGTCAAGATGATGAACACGGCCAAGGAAGGCGACGAAGCCATGGCTCGGGTTTTGCAAATCGGCTAA
- the flgG gene encoding flagellar basal-body rod protein FlgG, which produces MLPALWVAKTGLSAQDTNLTVISNNLANVSTTGFKRDRAEFQDLLYQIKRQPGAQSTQDSELPSGLQVGTGVRIVGTQKNFTAGSLQTTENPLDMAVNGRGFFQILQPDGTVSYTRDGTFHLNSDGQIVNADGLALEPAIVVPNDAQTFTVGQDGTVSITTAGNPAAQVIGNLQTADFINPAGLQAMGNNLFLETAASGAPQVGTPGLNGFGTTLQQTLENSNVSTVEELVNMITTQRAYEMNSKVISTADQMLSFVTQQL; this is translated from the coding sequence ATGCTTCCGGCTCTTTGGGTCGCTAAAACCGGCCTGTCCGCCCAGGACACCAACCTGACGGTCATTTCCAACAACCTGGCCAACGTCTCGACCACCGGCTTCAAACGTGATCGCGCCGAATTCCAGGACCTGCTCTACCAGATCAAGCGTCAACCCGGCGCCCAGTCGACCCAAGACAGCGAGCTGCCCTCGGGCCTGCAAGTGGGTACCGGTGTGCGCATTGTCGGCACCCAGAAGAACTTCACCGCCGGCAGCTTGCAGACCACCGAAAATCCATTGGATATGGCGGTCAATGGGCGTGGCTTCTTCCAGATTCTGCAGCCGGATGGCACTGTTTCCTATACCCGTGACGGCACCTTCCACCTGAACTCCGATGGCCAGATCGTCAATGCCGATGGCTTGGCGCTGGAGCCTGCGATCGTCGTGCCGAATGATGCACAGACGTTCACCGTTGGCCAGGACGGTACCGTGTCGATCACCACTGCCGGTAACCCGGCTGCTCAGGTCATTGGTAACCTCCAGACTGCCGACTTCATCAACCCTGCCGGCCTTCAGGCAATGGGCAACAACCTGTTCCTGGAGACCGCTGCCAGCGGCGCGCCGCAAGTCGGCACTCCAGGCCTGAACGGCTTCGGCACCACCCTGCAGCAGACCTTGGAGAACTCCAACGTCAGCACCGTGGAAGAGCTGGTGAACATGATCACCACCCAGCGTGCCTACGAGATGAACTCGAAAGTCATCTCTACCGCCGACCAGATGCTGTCGTTCGTCACCCAGCAGCTGTAA